Proteins found in one Vicia villosa cultivar HV-30 ecotype Madison, WI unplaced genomic scaffold, Vvil1.0 ctg.000232F_1_1_3, whole genome shotgun sequence genomic segment:
- the LOC131625624 gene encoding hydroxycinnamoyl-CoA:piscidic acid hydroxycinnamoyltransferase-like gives MVTITASYTVIPEESTPQGRYWLSDKDQVVCLRHVPTIYIYKPKQNHENAIHTLKNSLSNILVHYYPIAGRLCYADEVSRRIELNLNAKGAILLEAETTKEMNDYGDFSPSDSTKELVPIIDYTQPIEEIPLFLAQLTRFRNNEGFAIGVAFSHPLSDGLGAIGFINSWAKVARGETLESNELPFLDRTILRFSHKPLKVPRFQHMELQPLPLILGRTDTSEERKKKTTAKSLKLSLEQVEKLKKKANEFQKGTSSRAFSRYEAIGAHIWRCASKARELEENQESVVRFNGDIRKRMIPPLPENIFMNALALTATKGYVGEITSKPLGYVSQKLREASELLTDEYIRSQIDVVRSFENMDDARDLFLGDETENAPYFGNPNFQLTSWMGMPCYEADFGWGKPIYFGLACVSPHDRALILLNPDGDGSVIVCLHFQMAHLELFNKFFYGDI, from the coding sequence ATGGTTACCATTACAGCTTCTTACACTGTGATTCCAGAAGAATCAACGCCACAAGGTCGTTATTGGCTCTCCGATAAAGACCAAGTAGTATGTCTTCGCCATGTACCCACTATTTATATTTACAAACCAAAACAAAACCATGAAAATGCCATACACACTTTGAAAAACTCTCTCAGTAACATTCTAGTTCACTACTATCCTATAGCTGGAAGATTGTGTTACGCCGATGAAGTTAGTCGACGAATAGAACTGAATCTCAACGCAAAAGGAGCTATTTTGCTTGAAGCTGAAACTACCAAAGAAATGAATGATTATGGTGACTTTTCACCTTCTGATTCAACCAAAGAGCTTGTTCCGATAATCGATTACACTCAACCTATTGAAGAAATTCCATTGTTTCTTGCTCAACTCACAAGGTTTCGAAACAATGAAGGTTTTGCAATTGGTGTTGCTTTTTCCCACCCTTTATCAGATGGACTTGGAGCCATTGGATTCATCAACTCATGGGCCAAAGTAGCAAGAGGAGAAACTTTAGAGTCTAATGAGTTACCATTTTTAGATAGAACAATACTCAGATTCTCACATAAACCGTTGAAAGTACCGCGTTTTCAACACATGGAGTTGCAGCCTCTTCCACTCATTCTAGGAAGAACAGACACAagtgaagagagaaagaaaaaaacaacaGCAAAATCGTTGAAACTCTCTTTAGAACAAGTTGAGAAGTTGAAGAAAAAAGCCAATGAATTTCAAAAAGGGACAAGCTCAAGGGCTTTTAGTAGATATGAAGCAATTGGTGCACATATATGGAGATGTGCATCAAAGGCACGAGAGCTTGAAGAGAATCAAGAAAGTGTTGTTAGATTCAATGGTGATATTAGAAAGAGAATGATTCCACCTCTTCCTGAAAATATTTTCATGAATGCTTTGGCACTAACAGCAACAAAAGGGTATGTTGGAGAGATCACATCAAAGCCACTGGGTTATGTTTCACAAAAGTTAAGGGAAGCAAGTGAGTTGTTAACAGATGAGTATATAAGGTCACAGATTGATGTTGTTAGGAGTTTTGAAAATATGGATGATGCAAGAGATTTGTTTTTAGGTGATGAAACTGAAAATGCACCATATTTTGGGAATCCAAATTTTCAACTAACTAGTTGGATGGGAATGCCATGTTATGAAGCTGATTTTGGATGGGGGAAACCTATTTACTTTGGACTGGCTTGTGTGTCTCCACATGATAGAGCACTCATTCTTCTTAATCCTGATGGAGATGGATCTGTTATTGTGTGTTTGCATTTTCAGATGGCTCATTTGGAGCTTTTCAACAAGTTCTTCTATGGAGATATATGA